The DNA sequence TCGCTCTGTTTAATTGACGTAAAAAACATAATCAGGCTACATGCCAAAATGTGGAAAGACGATATAGACAAGGAGGTTGTAGATCATTGGGAGGAAATCATCAAGGATATGGAGCAGTTCCGGAACTCGAGGTGATAGATAGATATATAGACTTGTTTCTCTTTTGTTGTATTAGCGAGAGGGGGTGACTTTTAAGGTGGACGACTTCCACACACGTACATATCGCGCTCCGTCTGTTGTATACACCACTACTCGTAGAATAGATTGTACCGTCATCTGAGAGATGGATACGAAAATACGATAACTTGCAATTTAGATCTAAGCAGAAACAACATACATTGATATTTGAAAGTACAAAAGAATAGAAAGATATCAAGCATTACTCGAATGGTTTTTGTTTTTACCGATTTTTCTATTGTTcaccaaaaaaaaaagacaaaaaagAGGATAAAAAAAGCACACTCCCTTATTAAACGAAGACTGATAAGAATCTCATTCGATGATACTGTTGCCAAAATAAAGTATAATGAAAAGCGAAAATCGCCCTCCTCTAACAAGTCCATGATATCAAGCTCTGGTGCCATGAACACACAGAGACACACAGAGCAAGAGTTGGTTATCCCTTAAGCAACCACCCCGaccctctccctctcaTCCACATTCATCacttccccttcttcttcacgctcttccatctcttcccGCTGCTTCCTCTGCATTTCCTCCATTTTAGTCCTCCTCCATTGCAAGTTGACAGCTACAAGCCAACTCTTGATCAACGCCGCGTgtcttctcctcatctcttccatcgttataccctttccttcctcacTGGCTGTCGAAATGGATGGCAGTGGGTTAccagaaggaggaggaggagaggaggacGATGAGGAAAGAGTGGAAATGTCGGGCTTTTGATCCCTCTCAAGCGACGCCGCCCGTTCAGTCGTGGCAGAATCGACCAACTCGGGCGTTGTTGACCGAAGAGGTTCAGCCGGACCCAGCTCGAGTCGCTTGACCCCACGGACAATCTCATCCTCTGTATGCCTCTTGGTGGGTACACCCCTCGGAGGCGTTGAGCCCCTTGGTGTCGTCGTGCCAGAGGCGACATTAGACGGAGCGAGAGAGTTGTTAAAGCTGGACGAGCCAGAAGTACTAGTCGAGTTGGACGAGAGTGATGATGTACGTCGATACAGTCCTGAACCGTGTCCACCTTGGATAGAGTGAAGAGGCGGAAGATCTGTACCGGGCTCGACATGTGATGGTGAAATGGCAGGAAGCTTGAGGTCGTCTTCCTTGCCGGACGCAGTAGATGGAGAAAGGGCACGAGTTGAAATGATGAGTGACCGCACAGGAATCTTGGGTGTTCTCTCTTCTCGGGCCCGCTCGTTAGAGACGGCATACCCATGACTTGACTCGGGCTCGTCATACAGGTCCTCAGAATCCGAGTCCTCCATGTTTGTCCGTTCAGCACTTTCCCTCGCCCGCTTAGATACGGCAGTACCCAGCGGCGCGACATCCCTGTACACCTTGTTATGGAACATCTTTGGCGCAAGGGTAGCTGCAGGGAGGGACTGCTTGTTCCTCGCGAGCGAGTCAAAAGAGGCATACGGATTGGTAGCACCATTGTTCGCCGAATGTGAGTAATCGTTGTGATGCCCGTTTGACAAGCCATGGAGGTAGTCGTGCGTAGCCTCATCGTACTGCTGGCTAGAGTTGAAACCATACATCCCAGACAAATAGCTTGGCTTGGTCGACTGGTTCGCCGAAGAGCTGTGGACGTTGCCCATACTACCCCGGGGCAATCCCGCGATGGGTCTCTTGGCCGCACTAGGCAATGCGGACACATCCGGCGCGCTGTTGTTACGATTTCGCATCGCTTCAAGTGAAGGGTACAGTCCACCAAAGGAAACAGCTGGAGGCGAAGCATCGGAAACACTGTGTGTGCTTTCATCGTTGCTGTTGTGCATGTCGCCAGAGTGGACAGAGATACCAGGCATACCTGCTAAACCTAATGAAGCAAGTTCTTCGGCATTAAACAAGTCTTCCACACCACCACTCGTTTCGGAGAGTGGGGTACCGCTGTTGCTGGCAGAGTACCCGTTGGATGCACCGCTGCCCGAAGCGCTTTGTGTCATGGGGTGGGGACCAGCTTTGTTTGCAGCGGCATCACGACCCAAAGATATCATAAACTCGTTGAACATGGCCAGATCAGCCTCGGTCTTGATTTCAGGTATGGGCAGAGGGCTTTGGTTCGAGTACTGAGTTTGAGGAGCGATGGTAGGATAAATGCCGGTGTGCAGAGATGGAAGATTGGGATAGCCGCCGAAAGATGGGTAGGTTCGGTACTGGTTGTATCCTCCCAAAGACGGAAGGGCGGGAAAGCTTGTTGGAAGAGTGGGAGGGACAAGGGCGTTGAGACGATGGATCATGTCTTTGATTGAATTTAGCTTTATTCGCCTGCGATCTGACTAAACTACTTACCTTGGTCATAAACAGGTTCAACTTTGCGCTTCTTCACATCCGACAACAATTCATGGAAGGCATCCACCTGCCCTCGCTTGGCGCCTGCGCCAGCATTAAAAGGCTCAGCCGCAAGCCTAGCAGCATATGCTTGGCTTTGCTGCTGGTTGAATGCCAACTGCTGGAGCACCAGCATTTCCTTTTGTTGATACGCCGCCAACTCTTCATGCTGCTTCTTGTGCAACAACGCCAACGCACTCGGTGTGGGTGAGACGGACTTGTCGGTATGGAACCCGGTTGCGAGGAGGTGATCGAAgggtgaagaggaagagtgaAGGCTGTGGGACGAAGTACTAGTGGGTGATACTGAGGTAGACAGGGGAGAACGGGGACGATCGATCCGAGTGGCggaagaaagggaaacaCGAGAGTTGAATTCTGGGTCGGTCGTCGTAGGCGCTTTAGAGAGCTTGTGAAGTTGGTGATGCTCTGCAGTGTGGATTCTCTCGTGCTTCTTCAGGTCTTGGGGACGCTTGAAAGTCTTTCCACAGACCGCACAAGGGTGTGGCTTCAACGGAGTGTGCACTAGTTATATCTTAGTATTTAGAACATTCTATGAACAATTTCGAAACTCACCTCGAAGATGGCTAGTGATATGATCACGCTTTACACACTTGGTACCACAATTTTCCCATCCACAAGTCAAACACAAATTATTTGTACTTTTTCTCCCCACATGGATTGTACACAAATGGTCGTACAACTCATCTGGAGATTCTGATATATGCGAGCATCCTGTCCACTTGCAAGGTAATGCCTCACCCTTGCTCTCAGTCGACTTGGAAGCGGCATTGGTATTGTTCACGGCTGTTTTCGCCACCTTCTGCGCCGAATTTTCTGGCTCCCGCGAGATGAGTTCGGGAGTGATTGGTTCGGGATCGGAGGGAGAGACAGAATCGGAATAGGTATTGGGAGTACTGAGGAGATTCGGCGGGAGAGTTGGGTAAGCCATGTTGGCCTTGTTGCTTCACTTCTACGAGTCGACTGTGGGAAAAACGCGCAGTAATGAAACGAAAGCTGCGGAGGCAGATCGTCTTGCTTTGTCGAGTGCTTCGCTTGTGCCGGCTGTGATTTGCCGCTGGTGGTGGGTTCGGCAAATGTTGGAAGCTGGATGAGATGTTATTGGGAATAAAAGCAAATGAGAAATGGAGATGCGAATGAGGTGCGAGGATATGGGATGGtggaggaaagagagtATAAGGAAACGACGGAGGCCAAGAGCAAAAGGCAGTGCCAAGAGCCAAGGGGCTTGGCAAGTTCCACACGTGCCTGGCTTTGGTAGACCCGTCAAGCTCGTACGGGTATTCACCGCATCCTTCTGAAATGTCTTGGCCACTTTTAGGCATGCGAACCTGTGAGGAAGCTCATTCAAGAATGAATAAATGGCCGAGTCCTTCGTTCGTTCGTTGAACGAGGTCAAGCATCACATATCTTGTCAGCAAAACGATAGTAAATTATCATTCATAATCCTTAAACTTATAAAAGCCGTGAGATTCCTTTTGCTGTGCTACCCCAAATTTGTGATCCATCAAACATGTGCTTAATATTACAACGATTGGTGACTCTTCTCTTCGTCGGTCGGTTCAACGAGCAAAGAGTTGTTGCTCATCCATAAAATTACGCTTTCGGAAAGTcgagcaagaagaagcaagcAGTGCACCTTGTGTACTGTACTTTCGGCAGTTGGGGGGGGGTTGTATGGCTCTAAATATACCTTCACTCATAAACATGCCGCTTCTTTGCTTCGACGAGTTTTATACGCATAGCAATTTGTGATTCTCATTTAGCGGAAGGGAGTTACATTATATCGGATATCCACAGTTTTACATACCCCTGTCAGAAATGACATATGACAATCTAACAGAACAACGTATTAAAAGAAAGCAACCAGAAAGAGAGTTGTAACATCGATGTTAATCACAGATCGCTATGCATAAAATTATAGACATGCGCAATCTCCACCTGTACTACTGGTGATGACTTCATCGCCGAGAGCATAAGGTAACGTGAAAGTAAAAATATTGAGCCGGTAAGGTAAGGACAAATGAAGAAAGTGGAAGCAACATAAACTAAGTGAGTGAGATCAGTTAAAATATTGTATCAGCAGTTGAATAGCAAGTTCGTGAGCACATCTAATACCTGAAGATTAGCTAACCCCCATCTGCCTCACTTCCGTGTTACCCATTCGCCAGAAGAATCTTGGAGGATTAGTATCCCAATGAGATTGGAAGATGTATTGTTCCTCCACGTGCTATCACCGGTCTCCATAGCGGGTCCACTCCATCCTCTTACCCATCATTTAACTAAGTGCGTCTCCGTTCCACCGCTACTCCTCCCTTTCCAGGCTGACTGCCAGTCCATCTCATCTCCGTCGGCCTCACACTCGTGCCCATCGTCATAATCATCCCCCGTCTGCCCTGCCCGAGATTGGTAATCGCAATGGTCATAGGTAAGGTATCCACTAAATTCATTTTGAGACACCTGGGTCTGCTGAtcattttccttctcccacCTTGTGCTTATGCCACCACTGTGGTTTCCTGACAGACCTCCGCTTCGGCCAGGAGGAAGGGTCAGCCTGCCTTTGATACCCTCGGTTCTATTGCTTGTCCCCCCGGGCATGTCGTTACGAACGAATGACGGGCCGTGTCTGGTACCTCGGATTGTCTTTATCGTGTACAAAGACCTTTCAGAAATAGGTCGGCGAGCGTCTTCCCCTTTCGAAGTAGGCGAGAAAAGGGTGAGTCTGGTGACTTTTCCAGGCGAGCTAGGGGGCAGAGCGTCGGAGCGTTTGTGAGGGATAGGGAAAAGCGATGGGACACGAAACTTGTTTGAAGTGACAGTCTTTAAAGCTTTTGAGGGagatgacgaggaaggTAAGTTGTGCTTGGTGGGCGCAGGTAGAGTTGACCATATAGGACCAGGAGAACGAGATGGAGGTTGGAAGGGTCTGATAGGGAGGAGAGGTTGAAACCGTCGGGGAATGGGACGAGCAATGACGGGGGATGGTGCACTGTACGTCTGCTTAGGTTGGTAAGCTGCATTCAGTCAGCATTGGTCTAACACAGCATAATTTGACGGTGTTTCGTACTCTCCGCTGCTCTTTCTAATCTTTCCACGTCCAGTGATTTAAAGCCTTCCAAATTTGGCTCCAGATCTGGTTCAGGCGAGTGTTCAATCAgctttccctttcctttccaCTTCTCTTCCACGGTATGACCCGTTATCTTGCCCCTTCCGGCTAAAGGTGAACTGTAAGGTAGACCACTGGTTGTGGTAAATGACTTATCGCCTGCTGGAGTCATCGAAGATGGAACGCGAGTCATTGTAGAGGGGTGTTCCATCGAGTTAGTGTTGACGATCGTATCATCAGTAAGAGACGTTTCTAGTACCCAAGGTTGCATAGGGCTTCCTAGACGACCAAGTTGGCTTTTTTCACGATTGTTTGATAAAGGATACGATTTCTTGAAAAGTGAACTGCGCGGGTCCCATGACTTTGATACCGAAAGCCTGCTAAGTTGCGCACTACCACAAGACTTATTGGCCTTGCTGCCCTCTACCAGTGTCGAAGTAGATCCATCCGATCGAATTTTGTGGCCACTAATCTCAGACGAATGGTCGAGTGTGATAGGATCGGCCGCAGTATTGCCCTGGTTGTTCCTTGATTTTACACATCCATAAACCAGGTCATCGATATCCTCAACGATACTGTATGTAGGACGAGGGGAGCGGGTGATTTCTCCATTTTTTAGCTTTGCTTGAGATTTAATCGGGAGAGATTTCTGCTTGTCCAGAGCGAGTAGGATCGGGTACTCCTCAGTAGGGCCAGCACCTTTCGCTGAGGGGATGTAAGTCTGGCGATAATATTGCGAGCACGTAAACCAGCTTACGAAGTAATCCAAactcaatcttctcctcatttttcttcttttttttcgCTTGGATGGTTCTgtttctcttctccttggcTTGGgccctcttcttcgcctttttttcctcctGTGCTTCCTTCTCCTGGATGATATTGATTATCGACTTCTTACGCGGAGGAGCGTCAGGTAACGGGTTACCATTCCTGTCTACCCATCCTCTTTTGTTCTTGCTGCGTGGttttacttcctcttcgATATGTGGTGGCATGTAGTTTTGAACAACAGGTTTTGGGGCACGTCGTGCCACTGCGGAAAAGTGTTCCTTATTGCTTGAGTTTGCTTTCCCCTGATCTTTCGGATTGGATGTAACCATTGGATGTCCTTTGCATTTTGCAGCTTCGGGCGTAGATCTGACTGTCGGCACGACACCTTTCATCCTATCCTCTGCCGAGATGACTAAAACTGTGCCTGAGCTTTCTGGTCTATATCTGAGCTTGACAAAAACTTTTACCATTTGAtatcttccttcctccgCCTCTCATACTCTTTCTCTTCGCTAGTGTAAATGGGTTAAGATTATACAAGGCCTTATCCTCACGTAACGAAAGGTCCAGATCATGTATGAGATCAGTATTTGCGCCAGCGCCTACTCTGACAGAAAGGCAACTTTCATCATCTGTACAGGGTGATGGTGAGCGAAACTTGGATACCCAAGACGCCATGATAGATGGCAAATTGTGCGggggaagaaagaaatCAGGTGtcaggaggaagaagcaaagaTGGAACTTGGCCGCAACGCGACGCGTTTCATTAATAATCCCCTGACCGTTAATAACACTCGTCAGTAACCAGGGCCGCTTCATTATTTGTCCCTCATGCATCTCCCAACCTTTGTTACTATAAATATTGTCCAAGATGGCCTCGGTTTTAGCTCAGTTCTGATTCCAATATATAGTATGCAGTTCTCGAATACATGAGATTTGGAATCCCACAGATCTACAGTCATTCATCGGCGAGATCGACTTCTCTATGCCGTAAATATCCTCCTTGCACCAAAAGCTCAATATACCATGTCAAACTATCATTATCTAGAACAGCGCTGAAGGCTTTTGCGTTACTGCGAATGATTGATTAATCTAATAAACTGTCACGAAGCACAATGTTAGGAACTCTACTTGCACATCTTCGTTCCCTTGACCTCCCAAGCCAGCCCTTGAACCACCCACAATATTTCAGCCCGTTACTCCGCGCGCATGTACTGTTGGCGAGTTGACAACGGGAAGGTATGGCGGTGTACGCTCGCATGGGTATCTGCTTGTCGACGATGAACTGAGTATGGAACTTCAAGGAGATGATGGGCAGCGACCGTCACAGGAGACTTTCCCTAAGGCAAAATTTTCGAAATTCGTTGAGCTCGGCATCAAGAAGGACATCAGTGTTGTAGTGATGAAGTTTCTTGTAGAAGGGCAGATTGTATTTGCAGTCCTCGTTCGTTAAACAGTCTTGTCCTTGGATGTTCTATAAACCGTCTACTCATTACTCCGTGTATTGGACTGAATGAGTGTAGTAGAGTGCTAAATCTGTTCAGCGGGAATGGAAATACCATGAAATGCTTACCATGCACATTAGTGGCGGCCGCTTCAACTTGGTCAAACCTACGAGTGAAGATACAAACAATGGGAACCAGACTAAAATTTTCGTGGAACGGCCTTTTTCATGCTCACCTATCTACActgaaaaaaaaaaagaatCGTATGAACGTCAATCAGAAAGCCCGCTCCGGCCCACGGTTGCTCCCATACCTTCCCCGGAAGGTTGGCAGGTATGCGACCGCCAGCTTCTTCGATAACCTCCCGGAACCTCTCTCGAAAGAGAGGACCGATGGCTAAATGTCTCTGTGAAAGAGCGGAGCGGGTAACTAAATCATCCCCTCGACGTGGAAAATGTGGCTAGTGTGGACTAGCAAAAAAGAACGATTACTATACAGAGATCCTGCAGAGTAAGGTCgatgaagaaaagaagagaaagatgTGACAACAATCAATTTATATATGTTGGAGGGTTTCTAAGAATAACGACCGTGGGAAATAATGATAAAAATTAGTTCAATACGTAAGCAATTGCGCAAAAAGAACAGGGTTTCGTCATTTTAAATCTTCTCCCCCCTTAGCGGCGGTGACTTTGTTTGGCGACCATCACATTTATAAATAAGGGATTGTCCTGATCTCAGTCTGTTCGCAAGATCTAAGCTCGTCCCAAGCCCCTCCTCGGACATCGACCGGTCTCCGACGAGGACTAGTCCGAGGAGGGGCTTGAGACGAGCTTACGCAAGATCAGGCTCATGCAACGAACAATGACCCTGATAATTCACGTCTCATCGAATCGTCTTTCCTCCATTTCACACATAAGTTCTCGATAACCCTACATCCATACGAAATCAGTTCACCGTTCGCCATGTCTTCATTCGCCAAACAGATCCCCAAGGCCGTCAAGGAAATCCGACTTCACTTCTGCCAAACATCTGCCCCTTCAGCTGGTGTTCGGTGAGTTATTGCCCTTTTGATTGCCCATGTCGAAATGGCCAGTTCATCTCGATAGAGAAATTTGAAGCAATGGATTGGTCCAAGTAGGGAGGGAATGGGCGAGTGAAACAGGGCTAATAATATCCGCAGACAATTCGTCCAGTCCTCATATCCCGCTGTCAAGTCAGCCAACCCTGATCTCAAATTCCTCATTCGAGAAGCAAGCAACATTTCCCCCCGTGCTTTCGTTAGATTCGGTGCGTCACCTACGTCGAGCTTACTCCTGCCGCCCTTTCCATAATGACGTTAGCTGACGAGAGCCCATCGTGCGTAGAACGTGGCGTCGAATCAGAAGCTCAACTCGCGAACCTTTCAGAACCCGACGTCGGCAAGGTTTTGACGCATTTGGTGAATCAGCAATCCGGCGCTGGCGTTGCTTAAGAGAGAAGGGATTGAGATGACTGAGATGATATAGGGCATAGAGAGAAAAGGTGATGCAGGTGCATATCACATTTTGGACCGAAAATGGATCGACCGCTGGCCGGTGAAATCTTTGTCAACGGGGATGA is a window from the Cryptococcus gattii WM276 chromosome L, complete sequence genome containing:
- a CDS encoding transcription factor PacC, putative (Similar to TIGR gene model, INSD accession AAW44985.1); amino-acid sequence: MAYPTLPPNLLSTPNTYSDSVSPSDPEPITPELISREPENSAQKVAKTAVNNTNAASKSTESKGEALPCKWTGCSHISESPDELYDHLCTIHVGRKSTNNLCLTCGWENCGTKCVKRDHITSHLRVHTPLKPHPCAVCGKTFKRPQDLKKHERIHTAEHHQLHKLSKAPTTTDPEFNSRVSLSSATRIDRPRSPLSTSVSPTSTSSHSLHSSSSPFDHLLATGFHTDKSVSPTPSALALLHKKQHEELAAYQQKEMLVLQQLAFNQQQSQAYAARLAAEPFNAGAGAKRGQVDAFHELLSDVKKRKVEPVYDQDMIHRLNALVPPTLPTSFPALPSLGGYNQYRTYPSFGGYPNLPSLHTGIYPTIAPQTQYSNQSPLPIPEIKTEADLAMFNEFMISLGRDAAANKAGPHPMTQSASGSGASNGYSASNSGTPLSETSGGVEDLFNAEELASLGLAGMPGISVHSGDMHNSNDESTHSVSDASPPAVSFGGLYPSLEAMRNRNNSAPDVSALPSAAKRPIAGLPRGSMGNVHSSSANQSTKPSYLSGMYGFNSSQQYDEATHDYLHGLSNGHHNDYSHSANNGATNPYASFDSLARNKQSLPAATLAPKMFHNKVYRDVAPLGTAVSKRARESAERTNMEDSDSEDLYDEPESSHGYAVSNERAREERTPKIPVRSLIISTRALSPSTASGKEDDLKLPAISPSHVEPGTDLPPLHSIQGGHGSGLYRRTSSLSSNSTSTSGSSSFNNSLAPSNVASGTTTPRGSTPPRGVPTKRHTEDEIVRGVKRLELGPAEPLRSTTPELVDSATTERAASLERDQKPDISTLSSSSSSPPPPSGNPLPSISTASEEGKGITMEEMRRRHAALIKSWLVAVNLQWRRTKMEEMQRKQREEMEEREEEGEVMNVDERERVGVVA
- a CDS encoding uncharacterized protein (Similar to TIGR gene model, INSD accession AAW44987.1) produces the protein MKGVVPTVRSTPEAAKCKGHPMVTSNPKDQGKANSSNKEHFSAVARRAPKPVVQNYMPPHIEEEVKPRSKNKRGWVDRNGNPLPDAPPRKKSIINIIQEKEAQEEKKAKKRAQAKEKRNRTIQAKKKKKNEEKIEFGLLPKGAGPTEEYPILLALDKQKSLPIKSQAKLKNGEITRSPRPTYSIVEDIDDLVYGCVKSRNNQGNTAADPITLDHSSEISGHKIRSDGSTSTLVEGSKANKSCGSAQLSRLSVSKSWDPRSSLFKKSYPLSNNREKSQLGRLGSPMQPWVLETSLTDDTIVNTNSMEHPSTMTRVPSSMTPAGDKSFTTTSGLPYSSPLAGRGKITGHTVEEKWKGKGKLIEHSPEPDLEPNLEGFKSLDVERLERAAETYQPKQTYSAPSPVIARPIPRRFQPLLPIRPFQPPSRSPGPIWSTLPAPTKHNLPSSSSPSKALKTVTSNKFRVPSLFPIPHKRSDALPPSSPGKVTRLTLFSPTSKGEDARRPISERSLYTIKTIRGTRHGPSFVRNDMPGGTSNRTEGIKGRLTLPPGRSGGLSGNHSGGISTRWEKENDQQTQVSQNEFSGYLTYDHCDYQSRAGQTGDDYDDGHECEADGDEMDWQSAWKGRSSGGTETHLVK
- a CDS encoding NADH dehydrogenase 10.5K chain, putative (Similar to TIGR gene model, INSD accession AAW44988.1), with translation MSSFAKQIPKAVKEIRLHFCQTSAPSAGVRQFVQSSYPAVKSANPDLKFLIREASNISPRAFVRFERGVESEAQLANLSEPDVGKVLTHLVNQQSGAGVA